A genomic segment from Anopheles maculipalpis chromosome X, idAnoMacuDA_375_x, whole genome shotgun sequence encodes:
- the LOC126568405 gene encoding NCK-interacting protein with SH3 domain — protein MVDSMSQDAESFEMLKALYDFTAVYPKTISFDEGEYFILHQTSARQRNWWQVVSMKGNIGFVPSNYVMKLKVNPLFLNGFLESSIESLRLSTEKEINGIIGREELISRLVEKKRMLEKMLKYELSDSESEPPSPIKMSNGHLKQHDGSSGYSGDRNAQLKNGPQRHSPPAPSEQHQASAGVQQTAKKSKSSPAVAGAQAAVPPQFIQESPSTGILATKHSQPDEPQTPVAGSSSAQEPSSTLSELSSVSSEQTEPTSNNTATTGTLTTTSDEITAISRIDDRAQPGEEPSSVPTEAENQTDHELNELETTNNDDVTVSENEPQPCSVKEPHGGLLPADGDESSAMNGLVEGGAAGVPPPGDDGTMASDTEREAGSGAECGESSVATGEEAEPAEDLTKQPPAKVDASEVYQIVDAIRKSTNLSHELSCVALRVVLSELEVLLPPAVVRHLEPVAVHLAAPFDVSDALLGKTHDAHRLRLIFGELSDCKNDSEQRTWMLHEDEADISQYLTELIRILTDADPKICRSEMACDQYQSIINLVLYYQMETRWSIRKLLLAAFRAMCHLDYTTVDILLGSVLPLELVQDMVSNPRNIEKLQELANMLIIIFSIGRRMPINQQDHLRADFIIFLLNIIETPPETDVQEMLPDIMINLILSFNLQFENFAENVVLEAMEQFKTAKTFTEKILLLINREEDPVHTLKHTPMNINPVLKMLVDLFSRPETASIFYTNDNKVLIDILVRQLSDLSAGEPIRKWYLELCRKILRNTNYPEHQHRKQDLMKIFTRIFCEETECSASDQQIVREIANEFPQIFKA, from the exons ATGGTAGACAGTATGTCGCAGGATGCTG AGTCCTTCGAAATGCTTAAAGCACTGTACGACTTCACCGCCGTTTATCCGAAGACGATCAGCTTCGACGAGGGCGAATACTTTATACTGCATCAGACCAGCGCCCGCCAACGGAACTGGTGGCAGGTCGTCAGCATGAAGGGTAACATCGGTTTCGTCccgtccaactacgtgatgaAGCTGAAG gTGAACCCACTCTTTCTAAATGGTTTCCTGGAATCAAGCATAGAATCGTTACGCCTTTCAacggaaaaggaaataaatggaATCATTGGCCGGGAGGAACTGATCAGCCGGTTGGTCGAGAAAAAGCGgatgttggaaaaaatgcTCAAA TATGAACTATCGGATAGTGAGTCCGAACCGCCCTCACCGATCAAAATGAGCAATGGACACCTCAAGCAGCACGATGGTTCCAGCGGTTATAGTGGAG atCGCAATGCACAGCTGAAGAATGGTCCACAGCGACACTCACCACCCGCCCCATCCGAACAGCACCAAGCCAGTGCGGGCGTACAGCAGACGGCCAAGAAGTCGAAATCTAGCCCTGCGGTCGCCGGTGCCCAAGCTGCCGTGCCGCCGCAATTCATCCAGGAAAGCCCCAGCACCGGCATCCTGGCGACGAAACATTCCCAGCCAGACGAACCACAGACACCGGTTGCCGGCAGCAGTTCGGCCCAGGAACCGAGCAGCACCCTATCGGAACTGTCCTCCGTGTCGTCCGAGCAGACGGAACCGACCAGCAACAATACCGCCACAACCGGTACGCTTACCACGACGAGCGACGAAATAACGGCCATCTCGCGCATCGACGACCGTGCCCAACCGGGCGAGGAGCCCTCGTCCGTGCCAACCGAGGCCGAAAACCAAACCGATCACGAGCTGAACGAGCTGGAAACGACCAACAACGATGATGTGACGGTGAGCGAAAATGAACCGCAACCGTGCTCGGTAAAGGAACCGCACGGTGGCCTCCTCCCGGCCGACGGGGACGAAAGCAGCGCAATGAATGGGTTGGTGGAGGGTGGAGCTGCTGGCGTTCCACCGCCGGGGGATGACGGTACGATGGCAAGCGATACGGAACGCGAGGCCGGTTCGGGTGCCGAATGTGGGGAAAGCAGCGTAGCGACGGGAGAGGAGGCCGAACCGGCGGAAGATCTCACCAAACAGCCACCGGCGAAGGTGGACGCATCGGAAGTGTATCAGATCGTGGACGCCATACGGAAGAGTACGAACCTGAGCCACGAACTGTCGTGCGTCGCGCTGCGCGTGGTGTTGAGCGAGCTGGAGGTATTACTACCGCCGGCCGTTGTCCGCCATCTCGAACCGGTTGCGGTCCATCTGGCGGCACCGTTCGATGTGTCCGATGCGTTGTTGGGCAAAACGCACGACGCGCACCGGTTGCGGTTGATATTTGGCGAACTGTCGGACTGCAAGAACGATTCGGAGCAGCGCACGTGGATGCTGCACGAGGACGAAGCAGACATTAGCCAGTATCTGACCGAGCTGATCCGCATCCTAACCGATGCGGATCCGAAGATTTGTCGCAGCGAGATGGCGTGCGACCAGTACCAGAGCATCATCAATCTGGTGCTGTACTATCAGATGGAGACGCGCTGGTCCATTCGGAAGCTGCTGTTGGCCGCGTTTCGGGCGATGTGCCATCTGGACTACACGACCGTGGATATTTTGCTGGGGTCGGTGTTGCCACTCGAGCTAGTGCAGGATATGGTGTCGAATCCGCGCAATATCGAGAAACTGCAGGAACTGGCCAACATGCTTATCATCATATTTTCGATCGGGCGCCGAATGCCAATCAATCAGCAAg atCACTTACGCGCCGATTTCATCATCTTTCTGCTCAATATAATTGAAACACCGCCGGAAACGGACGTCCAGGAGATGCTGCCCGACATCATGATCAATCTGATACTGTCCTTTAATCTtcagtttgaaaattttgccGAAAACGTCGTGCTGGAAGCGATGGAACAGTTCAAGACGGCGAAAACGTTTACCGAAAAGATACTGCTGCTAATAAACCGCGAAG AGGATCCGGTGCACACACTGAAGCATACGCCGATGAACATCAATCCGGTACTGAAAATGCTTGTCGATCTGTTTAGTCGACCGGAGACGGCTTCGATTTTCTACACGAATGATAACAAGGTGCTGATTGACATTTTGGTACGGCAGCTGTCCGATTTGTCTGCAGGCGAACCG ATCCGTAAATGGTACCTCGAACTGTGCAGAAAGATACTGCGCAACACCAACTACCCCGAACATCAGCACCGAAAGCAGGATCTGATGAAGATCTTCACCCGCATCTTCTGCGAGGAGACAGAGTGTAGTGCCAGCGATCAGCAGATTGTGCGCGAGATAGCTAACGAATTTCCACAGATTTTCAAAGCATGA